In one window of Tumebacillus algifaecis DNA:
- a CDS encoding aldehyde dehydrogenase family protein: METTAFQLNPRTADFVKSKTIKKLFIGGQFVEAVSGKTFPTYNPATGEILAYVAEAEQEDINRAVVAARDAFEDGPWSRMLPQDRARLIYTLADLIERDADVFAEIETLDNGKPIREAKHVDVPLTVEHFRYYAGWATKITGDVIPVNVPNLHNYVRREPIGVVGQIIPWNFPLLMAAWKLGAALATGCTVVLKPAEQTPLSALYLAKLIQEAGFPPGVVNIVPGFGETAGKALATHTDVDKVAFTGSTEVGKLIMNYAADSLKRVSLELGGKSPNIVFPDADFSRAVPGAMQAIFFNQGQVCSAGSRLYIHKSVYDNALADMVSYADKKVRQGNGLDPKTTMGPLVTGEQLNRVTGYIEKGLEQGAKVATGGARADGDLANGYFVRPTVFYDVQDEMTIAQEEIFGPVVAAMPFDDIDDVIKRANLTTYGLAAGVWTQNMSTAFNVAHKLKAGSVWINCYNMFDAASPFGGFKQSGIGREMGEYALENYTQIKSVWLNYN; this comes from the coding sequence ATGGAAACCACCGCATTTCAACTCAATCCGCGAACGGCGGATTTTGTAAAATCGAAGACGATCAAGAAATTGTTTATCGGAGGGCAATTTGTCGAAGCTGTCAGCGGCAAGACCTTCCCGACGTACAACCCGGCGACCGGAGAAATTCTAGCCTATGTGGCGGAAGCGGAGCAAGAGGACATCAACCGTGCGGTCGTGGCGGCCCGCGATGCATTTGAAGACGGCCCGTGGTCGCGGATGCTCCCACAGGATCGCGCTCGCCTGATCTATACGCTGGCCGATTTGATCGAACGTGACGCCGACGTTTTTGCGGAGATCGAAACGCTCGACAACGGCAAGCCGATCCGCGAAGCAAAACATGTGGACGTTCCGCTGACGGTGGAACATTTCCGCTATTATGCGGGCTGGGCGACGAAAATCACAGGCGACGTCATCCCCGTCAATGTACCGAATCTGCACAACTATGTTCGCCGCGAGCCGATTGGGGTCGTCGGGCAGATCATTCCGTGGAACTTCCCGCTGTTGATGGCCGCTTGGAAACTAGGTGCCGCGCTGGCTACGGGATGTACGGTCGTGTTGAAGCCGGCCGAGCAAACGCCGCTCTCTGCGCTGTATTTGGCAAAATTGATTCAGGAGGCCGGATTCCCGCCGGGAGTGGTCAACATCGTGCCTGGCTTTGGCGAAACGGCAGGCAAAGCGCTGGCCACCCATACGGACGTTGACAAAGTGGCATTTACCGGATCGACCGAAGTCGGCAAGTTGATCATGAATTATGCGGCCGACAGCTTGAAGCGCGTCTCGTTGGAACTCGGCGGCAAAAGCCCGAACATCGTGTTCCCGGATGCCGATTTCTCCCGTGCTGTGCCGGGCGCGATGCAGGCGATTTTCTTCAATCAAGGTCAAGTCTGCTCGGCAGGTTCGCGCCTCTATATCCACAAGAGCGTCTATGACAATGCGCTGGCCGACATGGTCTCCTATGCGGACAAAAAAGTGCGCCAAGGCAACGGCCTCGATCCGAAGACAACGATGGGGCCGCTCGTGACGGGAGAGCAGTTGAATCGCGTCACGGGATACATCGAAAAGGGCCTCGAGCAAGGCGCGAAGGTGGCGACTGGCGGCGCGCGTGCAGATGGCGACTTGGCGAACGGCTATTTTGTCCGTCCGACCGTGTTTTACGATGTGCAAGATGAGATGACGATCGCGCAGGAAGAGATCTTCGGCCCGGTTGTGGCGGCGATGCCGTTCGATGACATCGACGATGTGATCAAGCGCGCCAACCTGACCACCTATGGCCTCGCAGCGGGTGTCTGGACACAAAACATGAGCACCGCATTCAACGTCGCGCACAAGTTGAAAGCAGGTTCGGTCTGGATCAACTGTTACAACATGTTTGATGCTGCTTCTCCGTTTGGCGGTTTTAAGCAGTCGGGCATCGGGCGCGAGATGGGCGAATACGCACTGGAAAATTACACGCAGATCAAGAGCGTCTGGCTCAACTACAACTAA
- a CDS encoding dual specificity protein phosphatase family protein: MDYDTIIPGRLYGGGRIDQQGWQKLRTLGVSAILNVRQAEDQIPAGGPIPIAMYWFRLGDKSKPALSELVQAVETVVYWLECGRIVYVHDEEGRNRLGFLLTAILMRLYRLPWQSALSKARERRGVLAPRAQFRELLADYQRYLQIPNG, from the coding sequence GTGGACTACGACACCATCATTCCAGGCCGCCTGTACGGGGGCGGGAGGATCGATCAACAAGGCTGGCAAAAGCTGCGAACGCTTGGGGTCAGCGCCATCCTGAATGTTCGCCAAGCTGAAGACCAGATCCCCGCAGGCGGCCCGATCCCGATCGCGATGTACTGGTTTCGGTTGGGTGACAAAAGCAAACCAGCGCTGAGCGAACTCGTGCAAGCTGTGGAAACGGTCGTCTATTGGCTGGAGTGTGGGCGGATCGTTTATGTGCACGATGAGGAGGGGCGCAATCGGCTCGGCTTTCTGCTCACCGCCATTTTGATGCGCCTGTACCGTTTGCCGTGGCAGAGCGCGCTGTCCAAAGCGCGGGAACGGCGTGGGGTGCTGGCACCTCGCGCTCAGTTTCGGGAACTGCTCGCCGATTATCAACGCTACTTGCAGATTCCGAACGGTTGA
- a CDS encoding bifunctional homocysteine S-methyltransferase/methylenetetrahydrofolate reductase: protein MSSQHELFRQKIGTEVLIGDGAMATWLYQQGHAVGSSTEELCLKNQEWVREAHLAYLHAGAQVIETNSYAANREALARYGLERKTTRINRAAVQLARQAVEMAEADAFVVGSIGSIAAARVMTSNVEEFRDIFEEQAVALLHEGVDGLILETFFDLEELLLALDVVRPLVATSGVPIIAQCSLLDVERTRDGYLLSDAFYQLKEAGADMVGLNCRLGPAEVLRAMEKAVVPAGLSLSAFPNAGRPAIIDGEFAYKPNYQYFGDNAIKLWEQGVSLIGGCCGTTPEHIQAIAGAVAGLKRLPRINPEHTPRIEVFEREVVRFQQSEQPTIVELAEKRHTVIVEFDSPRDLNVERYVEGAHELYKAGADAITIADNSLATTRMSNMALGSIIKRELGIEPVVHVACRDRNLIGQQSHLMGLHALGINQILVITGDPARVGDLPGASTVFDMSSFDLIRMVKQLNQGIAFSGRPMNNQARFVCGAAFNPHVRNLEAAVARLERKVDAGADYIMTQPVYDVETMLAIREATAHLKVPIFIGIMPLTSTRNAEFLHNEVPGIKISQQSRERIKKFEGAAARAEGVEMCKELLDEAVKSYNGIYLITPFSYFEMTVELTKHVREITQVSSRASNF, encoded by the coding sequence GTGAGCAGTCAGCATGAATTGTTTCGGCAGAAAATTGGCACAGAGGTGTTGATCGGCGACGGTGCGATGGCGACGTGGCTGTATCAACAGGGTCATGCGGTCGGCTCTTCAACGGAAGAGCTGTGTTTGAAAAATCAGGAATGGGTGCGCGAGGCTCATCTCGCCTATCTGCACGCAGGTGCGCAAGTGATCGAAACCAACTCCTATGCGGCGAATCGTGAAGCGCTGGCCCGCTACGGGCTGGAGCGCAAGACGACGCGGATCAACCGTGCCGCTGTGCAACTGGCGCGGCAGGCGGTGGAAATGGCCGAAGCGGACGCTTTTGTCGTCGGCAGCATCGGTTCGATCGCGGCGGCCCGCGTGATGACCAGCAATGTCGAAGAGTTCCGCGACATTTTTGAAGAACAGGCAGTCGCACTGTTGCACGAAGGTGTGGACGGCTTGATCTTGGAGACGTTTTTCGATCTGGAAGAACTGCTGTTGGCGCTCGATGTTGTGCGCCCCTTGGTCGCTACATCGGGTGTGCCGATCATCGCCCAGTGCTCTTTGCTCGACGTGGAGCGCACTCGGGACGGTTATCTGCTCAGCGATGCGTTTTATCAATTGAAAGAAGCAGGGGCAGATATGGTCGGCCTCAATTGCCGCCTCGGGCCTGCTGAAGTTTTGCGGGCGATGGAAAAAGCGGTGGTGCCAGCAGGACTTAGCTTGTCGGCTTTCCCGAACGCAGGCCGCCCAGCGATCATCGACGGAGAGTTTGCCTACAAGCCGAACTATCAGTATTTTGGCGACAACGCCATCAAACTGTGGGAACAGGGCGTTTCGTTGATCGGCGGTTGTTGTGGCACGACTCCTGAGCACATTCAAGCGATCGCCGGGGCGGTGGCCGGGCTGAAACGGCTGCCTCGCATCAACCCGGAACATACGCCGCGCATCGAAGTGTTCGAGCGAGAAGTGGTGCGCTTTCAGCAAAGCGAGCAGCCGACCATCGTCGAGCTCGCGGAGAAACGCCACACGGTCATCGTCGAATTTGACTCGCCGCGCGACCTGAACGTGGAGCGTTACGTCGAAGGAGCACATGAACTGTATAAGGCGGGGGCGGATGCGATCACCATCGCTGACAACTCGCTGGCCACGACGAGGATGAGCAACATGGCGCTGGGTTCGATCATCAAGCGCGAGTTGGGCATCGAGCCGGTCGTACACGTCGCCTGCCGCGACCGCAATCTGATCGGTCAGCAGTCGCATCTGATGGGGTTGCATGCGCTCGGGATCAACCAGATTCTCGTCATCACGGGCGACCCGGCCCGCGTCGGTGATCTGCCGGGGGCGAGCACCGTGTTCGATATGTCGTCCTTCGATCTGATCCGCATGGTCAAACAGCTCAACCAAGGCATCGCCTTCTCGGGACGCCCGATGAACAACCAAGCGCGCTTTGTCTGCGGCGCGGCGTTCAACCCGCACGTGCGCAACCTCGAAGCGGCGGTGGCCCGCTTAGAGCGCAAAGTGGATGCGGGGGCCGACTACATCATGACCCAGCCGGTCTACGATGTCGAGACGATGCTGGCGATCAGAGAAGCGACGGCGCATCTGAAAGTGCCGATCTTCATCGGTATCATGCCGCTGACCTCGACGCGCAACGCAGAGTTTTTGCATAACGAAGTGCCGGGGATCAAGATCTCGCAACAGTCACGCGAGCGCATCAAAAAATTTGAGGGTGCGGCGGCACGGGCAGAAGGTGTCGAGATGTGCAAAGAGCTGCTCGACGAAGCGGTCAAATCTTATAATGGAATCTATCTGATCACGCCGTTTTCCTATTTTGAGATGACGGTAGAACTGACCAAACACGTCCGTGAAATCACACAGGTCAGTTCGCGTGCAAGCAACTTCTAA
- a CDS encoding LLM class flavin-dependent oxidoreductase: protein MNFGFWLPLFGGWLRNVEHENMPPTFDYAKTVIQAAERWGYSTTLIAELYLNDIKGPEQDVLEAWSTAAALAAVTEKIEIMTAIRPGYHNPAVAAKMAANIDQISGGRFTLNIVSAWWAEEARQYGGHFAEHDERYERTQEFVDVLKGMWTQDSFSYKGRFYNLEDAKLSPKPLQRPNPILYAGGESERGKKLIAEHCDAYVMHGGTPEEVKKKIDDMKARRAEAGLEPFQSFGMAAYVICRDTEEEAQAELTRITTVSEDAMKGYAGFGDFVNKSQLEQKLTLQDYSVSNRGLRPNLVGTPEQISARVKEYEEAGVNLLLLQFSPQLEEMERFARDVMPRFQS from the coding sequence ATGAATTTCGGGTTTTGGCTGCCGCTCTTTGGGGGCTGGCTGCGCAATGTGGAACATGAAAACATGCCACCGACCTTTGACTATGCGAAAACGGTGATTCAAGCGGCGGAACGTTGGGGATACAGCACGACGTTGATCGCCGAGCTGTATCTGAACGACATCAAAGGCCCGGAGCAAGACGTGCTGGAAGCGTGGAGCACCGCGGCGGCGCTTGCGGCGGTGACCGAAAAGATCGAGATCATGACGGCGATCCGCCCAGGCTATCACAACCCGGCTGTGGCGGCCAAGATGGCGGCGAACATCGACCAGATCTCCGGCGGTCGCTTCACGTTGAACATCGTCTCGGCGTGGTGGGCAGAAGAAGCGCGCCAGTATGGCGGCCATTTTGCCGAGCATGATGAGCGCTACGAGCGCACGCAGGAGTTTGTGGACGTGTTAAAAGGCATGTGGACGCAGGATTCCTTTTCCTACAAAGGGCGGTTCTACAACCTCGAAGACGCCAAACTGTCTCCCAAACCGCTTCAGCGTCCCAACCCGATTTTGTATGCGGGCGGGGAGAGCGAGCGCGGCAAAAAGCTGATCGCGGAGCACTGTGATGCGTACGTGATGCACGGCGGTACGCCGGAGGAAGTGAAGAAGAAAATCGACGATATGAAAGCGCGCCGTGCAGAAGCGGGACTTGAGCCGTTCCAATCGTTTGGCATGGCCGCCTATGTGATCTGCCGCGACACGGAAGAAGAAGCACAAGCGGAGCTTACGCGGATCACCACGGTCAGCGAAGATGCGATGAAAGGATACGCAGGCTTTGGCGACTTCGTGAACAAGTCTCAGCTTGAGCAAAAACTGACCCTGCAAGATTACAGCGTTTCCAACCGCGGGTTGCGACCGAACCTCGTCGGCACGCCGGAGCAGATCTCCGCACGCGTCAAAGAGTATGAGGAAGCGGGCGTCAATCTGCTGCTCCTGCAATTCTCTCCACAGCTGGAGGAGATGGAGCGCTTTGCTCGTGATGTGATGCCGCGATTCCAATCGTAA
- a CDS encoding GGDEF domain-containing protein, with product MGLTFLSSLFVNMSIMISMIFLAGSAAIVRRHKPFDVHASKLSQVITGGVAGGIGVLLMVYSVQMPPIIIDLRQIPVVLTALWGRPLSAIIAASIITIYRLTMYSFNEASIWACAGLFIILTFTFLLRKTKLSMLQIGLFANLFGVLYISAHMYYFVADHSIYWSVIMPGYWIASWSAFLIAGVLILFLRRVYTSFSHLEETASIDFLTGLHNARSFDKVINASVHKAQEQNEPLALLLIDIDFFKRTNDTYGHPAGDAVLAQLGQVLAETCRAVDTISRNGGEEFSVILPGCALEDATQTAERIRKAVEERAFVLPDNSQINITVSVGVSLLAGTGMTTEQLIKQADDALYHAKKSGRNQVQVMA from the coding sequence TTGGGTCTCACGTTTCTCAGCAGTCTGTTTGTCAACATGAGTATCATGATCTCGATGATCTTTCTGGCCGGGTCTGCGGCGATCGTGCGCAGGCACAAGCCATTTGACGTCCATGCATCCAAGCTGAGCCAAGTGATCACAGGTGGGGTCGCTGGTGGAATCGGTGTGCTGCTCATGGTTTACTCGGTGCAGATGCCTCCGATCATCATCGATTTGCGACAAATTCCCGTGGTGCTGACCGCGCTGTGGGGCCGACCACTTTCAGCCATCATTGCCGCCTCGATTATCACGATTTATCGGTTGACGATGTACTCATTCAATGAAGCGTCGATTTGGGCCTGTGCAGGGTTGTTTATCATCTTGACCTTCACTTTTCTGCTTCGCAAAACGAAACTGTCCATGCTGCAAATTGGGCTCTTCGCGAACCTATTTGGAGTCCTCTATATTTCGGCGCACATGTACTATTTTGTAGCCGATCATTCGATCTACTGGAGTGTTATCATGCCGGGCTACTGGATCGCCTCTTGGTCAGCCTTTCTGATCGCGGGCGTTCTGATCCTCTTTCTCCGCAGGGTGTATACATCTTTTTCGCACTTGGAAGAGACGGCCAGCATCGATTTTCTCACTGGCTTACATAATGCGCGTTCCTTTGACAAGGTGATCAATGCTTCGGTGCATAAGGCGCAGGAGCAGAACGAACCGTTGGCGCTCCTCTTGATCGACATCGATTTCTTCAAACGCACCAACGATACATACGGTCACCCCGCCGGAGATGCCGTCCTCGCTCAACTGGGCCAAGTCTTGGCGGAGACCTGCCGGGCGGTAGATACGATCTCCCGCAACGGGGGAGAAGAGTTTAGCGTGATCCTGCCGGGATGCGCGCTGGAAGATGCGACCCAAACGGCGGAACGAATCCGCAAAGCGGTGGAGGAGCGGGCGTTTGTTTTGCCGGATAACAGCCAGATCAACATCACCGTCTCGGTCGGTGTGTCATTGCTCGCTGGGACAGGCATGACGACCGAACAGCTCATCAAACAGGCTGACGATGCGCTCTACCACGCGAAGAAATCCGGACGGAATCAAGTTCAGGTGATGGCGTAG
- a CDS encoding YiiX/YebB-like N1pC/P60 family cysteine hydrolase, with product MSFLKTTGMALALTGIFTTSALASGSVQDAIPGDGGSFNFINGDIIVTDINRLKDFNYGHAAIVYNGKTAEAWPNGDGGLQNKPLSSWTSLSRYAVLRPKSGGSSAAIWAQSEVDRHSMNYLITANLYDKTNTYCSKFVWQSFYYGAGITLNSTGGMVTPQTLYNNTTQFTRVYNTIGTWQ from the coding sequence GTGAGCTTCCTAAAAACTACAGGTATGGCCTTAGCGCTGACGGGTATCTTCACAACGAGTGCATTGGCGTCAGGTTCAGTACAAGATGCAATTCCAGGAGATGGTGGTTCTTTTAATTTTATTAATGGGGACATCATCGTAACAGACATCAATCGATTGAAGGACTTCAACTATGGTCATGCAGCGATCGTCTACAATGGTAAAACAGCAGAAGCGTGGCCGAATGGTGATGGAGGTTTGCAAAATAAACCTTTGTCTAGCTGGACATCGTTAAGCCGCTATGCTGTTCTTCGCCCGAAGTCGGGTGGCTCGTCTGCTGCTATTTGGGCGCAGTCAGAAGTTGACCGACATTCCATGAATTATTTGATTACTGCAAACCTGTATGACAAGACCAATACATACTGCAGTAAGTTTGTCTGGCAGTCCTTTTATTACGGAGCAGGTATTACCTTGAATTCAACGGGAGGGATGGTAACGCCACAAACTTTGTATAACAATACAACACAATTCACACGTGTTTATAATACGATTGGAACTTGGCAATAG
- a CDS encoding TetR/AcrR family transcriptional regulator produces MVTKHEIRTTQTIEKLKQAAFELFAQKGYTATTIDDITKAAGYSKGGYYSHFNNKEEIFLLIMEERMIEQHQRIAQSFQNRSVPSEDVEQLLHELFQYIFEMARDQYWVPMFIEFIANSNRSEKVRDGLTQMYMNWRQVIAQLLHDLAAKNLIRPRLPIEVLATTIVAIFDGYNLQSHIDGTVDPTQQFIVVRDLLF; encoded by the coding sequence ATGGTGACAAAACATGAAATTCGAACGACTCAGACCATCGAGAAACTAAAGCAAGCTGCCTTTGAATTATTTGCACAAAAAGGGTATACCGCGACGACCATAGACGACATCACAAAAGCGGCAGGTTATTCGAAAGGAGGCTATTACTCACACTTCAATAATAAAGAAGAAATCTTCCTTCTGATTATGGAAGAGCGCATGATTGAGCAACATCAGAGAATTGCTCAATCTTTCCAGAATCGTTCCGTTCCATCGGAGGATGTTGAGCAGTTGTTACATGAACTTTTCCAATACATTTTTGAGATGGCGCGAGATCAATACTGGGTCCCTATGTTTATTGAGTTCATCGCCAATAGCAATCGATCGGAAAAAGTCAGAGATGGATTGACTCAGATGTATATGAATTGGCGTCAAGTCATCGCGCAACTCTTACACGACCTCGCCGCGAAAAATTTGATTCGTCCTCGACTTCCAATCGAGGTGCTAGCTACAACCATCGTCGCGATCTTTGATGGCTATAACCTGCAATCCCATATCGATGGCACGGTTGATCCTACTCAGCAGTTCATCGTGGTGCGGGATTTGTTATTTTAA
- a CDS encoding helix-turn-helix transcriptional regulator, producing MDSGLIETIGQKVKRLRLEKGMTQSELADGFVTVSMISQIERDRNTASVELLQHLARKLQVALHELVEDEVEQMEKACQQKLIKVYLETKQAAEAEPLLYLLRERTDLSQVESIELTVELGECFYQQGRYDEALEVLLPLAEELEAVNYDDAHVLALIRYTIGNVYYGIQNFTNANYNYRKAYDYTFRFGTVDALAARISYNVGITLQIIGHSNESIYFLDRAYDYFKNHDDIYKVAATIFAQGITYKNMRNYSLAADHLSHAKGLFNALNFRKAAFTVQRTIASTITAKEHPSLALEQLQECISAFEKEKDFQSVVLVHAKIADIHLQTKNFGDAAHVLAVGEELIRMFELGASQEVGFFNQVFARYHLLSNNFEDSIRYALKSASMFDTIGLVAEQVQTLQIACDAYTALDDYKQAFVLERKSNLLLQSISGRRESII from the coding sequence GTGGATTCTGGGTTGATCGAGACGATTGGTCAGAAGGTAAAGCGGCTGCGATTGGAGAAGGGCATGACCCAAAGTGAGTTGGCGGACGGTTTTGTGACGGTCTCGATGATCAGCCAGATCGAGCGGGATCGTAATACGGCATCGGTGGAACTTTTACAGCATTTGGCCCGGAAGCTTCAAGTTGCTTTGCATGAACTAGTTGAAGATGAAGTTGAACAAATGGAGAAAGCTTGTCAGCAAAAGTTGATCAAAGTCTACTTGGAGACGAAGCAGGCGGCAGAAGCAGAACCGCTGTTGTATCTCTTGCGGGAAAGAACCGATCTGTCACAGGTGGAGTCCATTGAACTGACGGTGGAGCTTGGGGAGTGTTTTTACCAGCAGGGGCGGTATGATGAGGCACTCGAAGTTCTGTTGCCGCTCGCAGAAGAATTGGAAGCAGTGAATTATGATGATGCTCATGTGCTGGCCTTGATTCGGTATACGATTGGGAATGTGTATTATGGAATTCAGAATTTCACAAATGCAAACTATAATTATCGAAAAGCATATGATTACACATTTCGCTTCGGGACAGTTGATGCCTTAGCAGCACGTATCTCCTATAACGTAGGTATTACACTCCAAATTATCGGCCACTCTAATGAATCGATCTATTTTTTAGATCGGGCGTACGATTATTTCAAGAACCATGACGATATTTATAAAGTAGCGGCTACAATCTTTGCACAAGGAATTACCTACAAAAATATGCGAAATTACAGCCTCGCAGCCGATCATTTGAGTCATGCAAAAGGTCTTTTTAACGCCCTCAATTTTCGAAAAGCTGCTTTCACTGTCCAGCGCACCATTGCGTCTACCATAACAGCAAAAGAACACCCAAGTCTTGCGTTAGAACAGCTTCAGGAATGTATCTCGGCTTTCGAAAAAGAAAAAGACTTTCAATCTGTGGTATTAGTTCACGCAAAGATTGCAGATATTCATTTACAAACAAAAAATTTCGGTGATGCCGCCCATGTTCTTGCTGTAGGTGAGGAACTTATTCGTATGTTTGAACTTGGAGCCTCACAAGAGGTAGGTTTTTTCAATCAAGTCTTTGCTCGCTATCATCTTCTTTCTAATAATTTCGAAGACTCGATCCGATATGCATTAAAATCTGCCTCTATGTTTGATACAATCGGACTAGTAGCTGAACAAGTTCAAACGTTACAGATTGCATGCGACGCTTACACTGCCCTTGACGACTATAAGCAAGCTTTTGTCTTGGAGCGAAAAAGCAACTTGTTGCTACAAAGTATAAGCGGAAGGAGAGAAAGCATCATATGA
- a CDS encoding helix-turn-helix domain-containing protein yields the protein MYSLGQKIKQMRLQKRMTQIDLAKKLCTPSMISQIESDRARPSYKILHGIADKLNVPLDRLLTDVDLNQEFISTYKLAKAMVSGQEYSSAIPYLEQLLSTSQSQISETDIMLELAECYIHTKRYEEADTLLSSVLEIAFLRQDNHLTACVYKSLGKLELGRKRYQLAAFHWHKAYDESEKMEEPDIYFQASILYDLGDAYFKSGKLTDALDYYGRSSALYDKMDSLQEMGNVYLNLGISYRKLNDLDKASEYSEKAIHIFEGLNNIVMTVRLQVTCAVLYGQTGREVEAISMLQRAIDNLLTLGKKEEAGMASVELAGLLLGQDDLTSAEEACYQARKLLPELHFYQARVHRLYGRIAVQRGHREEAIRRFQKSADRFKHTDELGEWGDTMSELADLYKNEGDLKTAVGVMQEIRGYTRQVMLKRGIAL from the coding sequence ATGTATTCACTTGGTCAAAAAATTAAACAGATGCGCCTTCAAAAGCGCATGACCCAGATCGATCTAGCCAAAAAACTTTGCACCCCGAGCATGATTTCCCAAATTGAATCTGACCGTGCTCGACCCTCCTATAAAATCCTGCACGGCATCGCCGATAAACTCAATGTCCCGCTCGACCGTCTTTTAACAGATGTCGATCTCAACCAAGAATTTATCAGCACGTATAAGTTGGCCAAAGCGATGGTCTCAGGTCAGGAGTATTCGTCTGCCATCCCATACTTGGAACAACTGCTGTCCACCTCGCAATCCCAAATCTCGGAGACGGACATCATGTTAGAACTGGCAGAGTGCTATATCCATACCAAGCGCTACGAAGAGGCCGACACTCTGCTCAGCAGTGTGCTCGAAATCGCGTTTCTCCGCCAGGACAACCACCTTACCGCCTGTGTCTACAAAAGCCTGGGGAAGCTCGAACTTGGCCGCAAACGCTACCAACTCGCCGCCTTCCATTGGCACAAAGCATACGATGAATCGGAGAAGATGGAGGAGCCCGACATCTACTTCCAAGCGAGCATTCTCTACGACCTTGGTGATGCCTATTTCAAATCGGGCAAGCTGACCGACGCACTAGACTACTATGGCAGATCGTCCGCGCTGTACGATAAAATGGATAGCCTGCAAGAGATGGGCAACGTCTATCTCAATCTGGGGATATCCTACCGCAAGCTCAACGACCTCGACAAAGCATCCGAATACTCCGAGAAAGCCATTCACATCTTCGAAGGGCTCAACAACATCGTCATGACCGTCAGACTGCAAGTCACCTGCGCCGTCCTCTACGGTCAAACGGGCCGAGAAGTGGAAGCGATCTCCATGCTACAGCGTGCAATCGACAACCTACTCACCCTTGGCAAAAAAGAAGAAGCGGGCATGGCCTCCGTCGAACTCGCCGGGCTGCTCTTGGGACAAGATGACCTCACATCCGCCGAAGAAGCCTGCTATCAAGCCCGCAAACTCCTTCCCGAACTCCATTTTTACCAAGCGCGTGTACATCGCCTGTATGGACGTATCGCCGTCCAACGCGGGCACCGCGAGGAAGCGATCCGCCGCTTCCAAAAGTCGGCCGACCGCTTTAAACATACAGATGAACTTGGCGAGTGGGGCGATACGATGAGTGAGCTTGCCGATCTGTATAAAAACGAAGGGGATTTGAAAACGGCGGTCGGTGTGATGCAAGAGATTCGCGGCTATACGAGACAAGTGATGTTGAAGCGAGGGATTGCGTTGTAA
- a CDS encoding nucleoside triphosphate pyrophosphohydrolase → MPTYNKLVRDRIPEIIEKSGRTPIYSVLDEEGYLSELRHKLQEEMREYLATEEASESVEELADLLEVIFALGKIHSVSEEDLLAVREKKAVERGAFEKRLYLERVEE, encoded by the coding sequence ATGCCAACTTACAATAAACTTGTCCGCGACCGCATTCCTGAAATTATTGAAAAGAGTGGTCGTACCCCGATATATAGCGTTTTAGATGAAGAAGGCTACCTTAGCGAACTTCGACATAAACTCCAAGAGGAGATGCGAGAGTACCTTGCTACTGAAGAGGCGAGTGAAAGTGTTGAAGAATTGGCAGACCTTTTAGAGGTCATCTTTGCGTTAGGAAAAATTCATTCGGTATCTGAAGAAGACTTGTTAGCTGTCCGTGAGAAAAAGGCAGTAGAGCGTGGAGCATTTGAAAAAAGACTGTACTTAGAAAGGGTTGAGGAGTAG